A window of Streptomyces sp. N50 contains these coding sequences:
- a CDS encoding GNAT family N-acetyltransferase — protein MSNTVINAEPVDTADGRELLGEYQQELFQRWSGPLLHDQTEAPAANTGLVPPGGLFLLARVNGIPAGCVGIRALSPDVGEIKRMFVRPAFRGQGIGRSLLTAVETEAHTLGHTRLRLDTMEELIEARGLYAASGYIEIAPYTTNPYIRHWFEKTL, from the coding sequence GTGAGCAACACCGTTATCAACGCCGAGCCGGTCGACACGGCTGACGGCCGGGAGCTGCTGGGGGAGTATCAGCAGGAGCTCTTCCAACGCTGGAGCGGTCCGCTGCTGCACGATCAAACCGAGGCGCCGGCGGCCAACACGGGGCTGGTCCCACCCGGCGGGCTGTTTCTTCTGGCGAGGGTCAACGGTATCCCGGCCGGCTGTGTTGGCATCCGGGCGCTGTCCCCAGACGTCGGCGAGATCAAGCGCATGTTCGTGCGCCCTGCGTTCCGCGGCCAAGGGATCGGCCGGAGCCTGCTGACTGCCGTCGAAACCGAGGCCCACACGCTCGGCCACACCCGGCTACGGCTGGACACCATGGAGGAACTCATCGAGGCTCGGGGCCTCTACGCCGCCTCCGGCTACATCGAGATCGCCCCGTACACGACCAACCCCTACATCAGACACTGGTTCGAGAAAACCCTCTAA
- a CDS encoding glycosyl hydrolase has translation MHETHPLHGGATRRSVMAAALTTGVLATLGPTASAAASSGTVRSTAAASTGSWFARPAKSARPRFRWWWPDGLVDPVEIAREVDRMADAGFGGAEIAAVHHSITDTSVLDTARHGWGSPAWRDGVTAALRQAARRGLTIDLTLGPSWPVAVPGVTPDDDAAVKELAYGKATLTGGAAYDGPVPASVYAPASGVTQQKLVAVQAARVNTAYSSGKATGLDAESVTDLTGQVSGGDLSWTPPDSATWVILSYWQRGSGQQPEAGPHSSPAAYVVDHFSAAGTAAVTRYWDSTILDSTLRQLLRSAGGTFFEDSVELETKGMQWTPGLPAAFREHTGRDLLPYLPAVVLDNGNQIFAFEARLTQEIRHDFWETVSGLFNQHHLGALKTWAHGHGMKLRSQPYGLQTDAIASAAVLDVPEGESLGFKNLDDYRCLAGGRDMAGHRILSCEAGAYAGGAYNTTWDKFLRTMGGAYAAGVNQTVIHGFSYATAPGVSWPGFAAFSPYSGAPGYGESWGPRQPTWRHVPDIAAYLGRVHEVLQSGTARADIAVFRQTGYTATGIGASWLTSTGVPLGWTHQFLSGPLLDLPTAKVSGGRLAPDGPAYKALFLEGDFFYGSTPTLAVADARRLLKFARAGLPTVLLGAFDQALTPGLPDAGEQAELRSLTAQLLALPNVRQITDKTLVGAAFAELGVTSDAVYSVSSTLLNAHRVTDDADFYYLCNGKHAETVKPAVALIDHDVTLRATHRKGSGAVPYLLDPWSGRVTRLAQYTQDGDAFTFRATLQPGETLVVALGAPGLFGDRTGSRPHAVTTDADTALFTDGSLAVRAFTAGIRTTTLSTGRKVATEIPEVPASVALDRWTLSVDDWQPGATATTTTIVTHSLVLDALLPWSQIPELADVGGIGRYRTTVTLPTTWTSDTGALLRLGSVGDTCRVTVNGTQLGPVDRLNPVVDLGGHLRQGANVIEVEVATPLFNRLRISNPTVFGTSARQAYGLVGPVRLTPYVQQKVS, from the coding sequence ATGCACGAAACCCACCCCCTGCATGGCGGTGCGACGCGCCGGTCCGTCATGGCGGCCGCTCTGACGACGGGCGTCCTGGCGACACTCGGTCCGACGGCGAGCGCCGCCGCGTCCTCCGGGACGGTTCGCTCCACCGCAGCCGCGTCCACGGGGAGTTGGTTCGCCCGACCCGCCAAGTCGGCCCGGCCCAGGTTCCGTTGGTGGTGGCCGGACGGACTGGTGGACCCGGTGGAGATCGCGCGGGAGGTCGACCGGATGGCCGACGCGGGATTCGGCGGCGCCGAGATCGCGGCCGTGCACCACAGCATCACCGACACCTCCGTGCTGGACACCGCCCGCCACGGATGGGGCAGCCCGGCCTGGCGCGACGGCGTGACGGCCGCGCTGCGGCAGGCCGCCCGGCGCGGACTGACCATCGACCTCACCCTCGGCCCGAGTTGGCCCGTCGCCGTGCCCGGAGTGACCCCCGACGACGACGCCGCGGTGAAGGAACTCGCCTACGGCAAGGCCACGTTGACCGGCGGTGCAGCCTACGACGGTCCGGTGCCGGCCTCCGTCTACGCGCCCGCCTCCGGTGTCACACAGCAGAAGCTCGTCGCCGTGCAGGCCGCCCGCGTCAACACCGCCTACTCCAGCGGCAAGGCGACCGGCCTGGACGCCGAGAGCGTCACCGACCTGACCGGCCAGGTGTCGGGCGGCGATCTCAGCTGGACTCCACCGGACTCGGCGACCTGGGTGATCCTCTCGTACTGGCAACGGGGTTCGGGCCAGCAACCCGAAGCAGGGCCGCACTCCTCCCCCGCCGCGTATGTCGTCGACCACTTCAGCGCGGCGGGGACCGCGGCCGTCACCCGCTACTGGGACTCCACCATCCTGGATTCCACGCTCCGTCAACTCCTCAGATCGGCGGGCGGCACCTTCTTCGAGGACTCCGTCGAGCTGGAGACCAAGGGGATGCAGTGGACGCCCGGCCTGCCAGCGGCCTTCCGCGAACACACCGGACGCGACCTGCTGCCGTATCTGCCGGCCGTCGTCCTCGACAACGGCAACCAGATCTTCGCCTTCGAGGCACGGCTCACCCAGGAGATCCGGCACGACTTCTGGGAAACCGTCTCCGGCCTGTTCAACCAGCACCACCTCGGGGCGCTCAAGACCTGGGCACACGGACACGGCATGAAACTCCGCTCCCAGCCGTACGGCCTCCAGACCGACGCCATCGCCTCGGCGGCCGTACTCGACGTCCCCGAGGGCGAGTCGCTCGGCTTCAAGAACCTCGACGACTACCGCTGCCTGGCCGGCGGACGGGACATGGCCGGCCATCGCATCCTGTCCTGCGAGGCGGGCGCGTACGCGGGCGGCGCCTACAACACCACCTGGGACAAGTTCCTGCGCACCATGGGCGGCGCGTACGCGGCGGGCGTCAACCAGACCGTGATCCACGGCTTCTCCTACGCCACCGCACCGGGCGTCAGCTGGCCCGGCTTCGCCGCGTTCAGTCCCTACAGCGGGGCCCCGGGATACGGCGAGTCGTGGGGGCCGAGGCAGCCGACCTGGCGCCATGTCCCCGACATCGCCGCCTACCTCGGCCGCGTCCACGAGGTGCTCCAGTCGGGCACCGCCCGCGCGGACATCGCCGTCTTCCGGCAGACCGGCTACACGGCCACCGGCATCGGCGCGTCCTGGCTGACCTCGACAGGCGTCCCGCTCGGCTGGACCCACCAGTTCCTGAGCGGACCGCTGCTCGACCTGCCCACCGCCAAGGTCTCCGGCGGGCGCCTCGCACCCGACGGGCCCGCCTACAAGGCCCTGTTCCTCGAAGGCGACTTCTTCTACGGCTCCACCCCCACGCTGGCCGTAGCCGACGCCCGCAGACTCCTGAAGTTCGCGCGTGCGGGCCTGCCCACCGTACTCCTCGGCGCCTTCGACCAGGCACTCACCCCGGGCCTCCCCGACGCCGGGGAGCAGGCCGAACTGCGTTCTCTGACCGCCCAGTTGCTCGCTCTGCCGAACGTCCGCCAGATCACCGACAAGACCCTGGTCGGCGCGGCGTTCGCGGAACTCGGCGTGACCTCCGACGCCGTCTACTCCGTGTCGTCGACCCTGCTCAACGCCCACCGGGTCACCGACGACGCCGACTTCTACTACCTCTGCAACGGCAAGCACGCCGAGACCGTCAAGCCCGCCGTCGCCCTCATCGACCACGACGTCACGCTGCGCGCCACCCACCGCAAGGGGTCCGGCGCGGTCCCCTACCTGCTGGATCCTTGGAGCGGGCGGGTCACCCGGCTCGCCCAGTACACCCAGGACGGCGACGCGTTCACCTTCCGGGCGACGCTCCAGCCGGGCGAGACCCTCGTCGTAGCGCTGGGGGCCCCGGGACTGTTCGGGGACCGCACCGGGAGCCGTCCGCACGCGGTCACGACCGACGCGGACACCGCGCTCTTCACCGACGGATCACTGGCCGTACGAGCCTTCACGGCCGGTATCCGCACCACCACCCTGTCGACGGGCCGCAAGGTCGCCACGGAGATCCCCGAGGTGCCGGCATCCGTCGCCCTCGACCGGTGGACGCTCTCGGTCGACGACTGGCAGCCCGGTGCCACCGCGACCACCACCACGATCGTCACGCACAGCCTCGTCCTCGATGCCCTGCTGCCGTGGTCGCAGATCCCCGAACTGGCCGACGTGGGCGGCATCGGCCGCTACCGGACAACGGTCACCCTGCCGACCACCTGGACCTCCGACACGGGGGCGCTGCTCCGCCTCGGCAGCGTCGGCGACACCTGCCGGGTCACCGTCAACGGAACACAACTCGGCCCCGTCGACCGGCTCAACCCCGTGGTGGACCTCGGCGGACATCTGCGCCAGGGCGCCAACGTCATCGAGGTCGAGGTGGCCACCCCGTTGTTCAACCGGCTGCGGATCAGCAACCCCACGGTGTTCGGCACATCCGCGAGACAGGCCTACGGCCTGGTAGGACCGGTCCGACTCACGCCGTACGTGCAGCAGAAGGTGAGCTGA
- a CDS encoding HAD family hydrolase: MADVIFFDLDGTLVDHRSAVWETIGQIIQAAPNATASPEELAALWWTLEARHMREYLAGQCSFAEHHRRRLRSFLPMLGEPVPESPGLLDTWITERYLTVFEESWRCYPDVQPCLETLKQLPHGPRLAVLTNGDPEQQRAKLARFGLLEYFEAVLTPTDLGAAKPAAYATACRRMRTDPARAVNVGDMLESDVNAAALAGLTGIWLDRGIDFVTGGPSPTADETIPRVERLTDLPDHLSPANA; this comes from the coding sequence ATGGCAGACGTGATCTTCTTCGATCTGGACGGCACCCTGGTCGATCACCGAAGCGCAGTCTGGGAAACGATCGGCCAGATCATCCAGGCTGCGCCGAACGCGACGGCTTCACCAGAGGAGCTGGCGGCGTTGTGGTGGACGTTGGAGGCGCGCCACATGCGGGAATACCTGGCCGGTCAGTGTTCCTTCGCCGAGCACCACCGACGCAGACTCCGTTCCTTCCTGCCGATGCTCGGCGAACCGGTTCCGGAAAGTCCCGGCCTTCTGGACACCTGGATCACCGAGCGCTACCTCACCGTGTTCGAGGAGTCCTGGCGGTGTTATCCCGATGTCCAGCCATGCCTGGAGACCCTGAAACAGCTTCCCCACGGACCGCGTCTCGCCGTTCTCACCAACGGCGATCCTGAACAGCAGCGCGCTAAACTCGCCCGCTTCGGCCTCCTCGAATACTTCGAAGCCGTCCTGACCCCGACCGACCTCGGTGCGGCCAAGCCCGCCGCCTACGCCACCGCCTGTCGGCGGATGCGGACGGACCCCGCACGGGCGGTCAACGTGGGCGACATGCTGGAAAGTGACGTGAACGCAGCTGCACTCGCTGGACTCACCGGCATCTGGCTGGACCGAGGCATCGACTTCGTCACCGGTGGACCATCGCCGACAGCGGACGAGACGATCCCCCGCGTCGAACGGCTCACCGACCTCCCCGACCACCTATCACCCGCGAACGCCTGA
- a CDS encoding spermidine synthase translates to MGLRFEEIDWRPTPIGEISLRRRRHPVSGDDVYEVKLGDEFLMSSLFTTGEIALTELALAILPDTELDVAVGGLGLGYTAQAVLDDPRVRTLAVIDALAEVIDWHQRGLVPLGARLTSDARCRLLHGDFFALAADPCGLDPTEPGRRFHAILLDVDHSPRHVLHPRHAALYQPAGLRALAGHLHPGGVFALWSNDPPDPQFTSALSEVFAHTAAHVVAFDNPLQGGTSTNTVYLAGKAPDRP, encoded by the coding sequence ATGGGCCTGCGCTTCGAGGAGATCGACTGGCGACCGACGCCCATCGGCGAGATCAGTCTGCGTCGGCGCCGCCACCCGGTCTCGGGGGATGACGTGTACGAGGTAAAGCTCGGCGACGAGTTCCTGATGTCCAGCCTCTTCACCACAGGCGAGATCGCGCTCACGGAACTGGCCCTGGCCATACTGCCGGACACCGAACTGGACGTAGCCGTAGGCGGGCTCGGACTCGGCTACACCGCCCAGGCCGTCCTGGATGATCCACGGGTGCGGACACTGGCGGTGATCGATGCGCTCGCCGAAGTCATCGACTGGCATCAGCGGGGCTTGGTGCCCCTCGGAGCCCGGTTGACCTCGGACGCCCGCTGCCGACTGCTGCACGGAGACTTCTTCGCACTGGCCGCCGATCCGTGCGGTCTCGACCCGACGGAGCCGGGCCGCCGCTTCCACGCCATCCTGCTGGACGTCGACCACTCGCCGCGCCATGTGCTCCACCCACGCCACGCGGCGCTCTACCAGCCCGCCGGGCTCCGCGCCCTCGCCGGTCACCTCCACCCCGGCGGGGTGTTCGCCTTGTGGTCGAACGACCCGCCCGACCCGCAGTTCACCTCCGCGCTCTCCGAGGTCTTCGCACACACAGCGGCCCATGTCGTCGCTTTCGACAACCCGCTGCAGGGCGGTACTTCGACCAACACCGTCTACCTGGCCGGCAAGGCGCCGGACAGGCCCTGA
- a CDS encoding IS5 family transposase, whose translation MTDRRAYPSDLSDARWELIEPVLSAWRFERRGRALDFGRPPRHDLREIMNAILYVDRTGCQWAYLPHDFPPWQSVYGYFAKWQKDGVFAQLNGLLRELVRQQEGRSAAPSAGVIDAQSVKTSTSVPAKSQGIDAGKKIVGRKRSIITDTLGLLLAVLVTAAGVQDSTAGRTLLEQAAADHPGLRKVWVDGGYRKHFVEHAATLGIDLEIVQRAPGTRGFTPIPKRWTVERTYGWLMLHRRLARDYETHPHRSEAMIHVAMTDLMARRLTAENTISWRDPTSVHQSRIHG comes from the coding sequence ATGACGGACCGCCGTGCGTATCCGAGTGACCTGTCCGATGCCCGCTGGGAGTTGATCGAGCCGGTGCTCTCCGCCTGGCGCTTCGAGCGCCGCGGCCGGGCCCTGGACTTCGGCCGGCCGCCACGGCATGACCTGCGCGAGATCATGAACGCGATCCTGTACGTGGACCGCACCGGCTGCCAGTGGGCCTACCTCCCGCACGACTTCCCGCCCTGGCAGTCGGTCTACGGCTACTTCGCCAAGTGGCAGAAGGACGGTGTCTTCGCCCAGCTCAACGGTCTGCTGCGGGAGTTGGTACGACAGCAGGAAGGCCGCAGTGCCGCCCCGTCCGCCGGCGTGATCGACGCGCAGAGCGTCAAGACCTCCACGAGTGTCCCCGCGAAAAGTCAGGGCATCGACGCGGGCAAGAAGATCGTAGGCCGCAAGCGCAGCATCATCACCGACACCCTCGGCCTGCTGCTGGCAGTCCTGGTCACGGCAGCGGGCGTCCAGGACTCCACAGCCGGACGCACCCTCCTGGAACAGGCCGCCGCCGACCATCCCGGCCTGCGCAAGGTCTGGGTCGACGGCGGCTACCGCAAGCACTTCGTCGAGCACGCCGCCACCCTCGGCATCGACCTCGAAATCGTCCAACGCGCCCCCGGGACCAGGGGATTCACCCCGATCCCGAAACGCTGGACCGTCGAGCGGACCTACGGCTGGCTAATGCTGCACCGCCGCCTGGCCCGTGACTACGAAACCCACCCGCACCGCTCCGAAGCCATGATCCACGTCGCCATGACCGACC